In Erigeron canadensis isolate Cc75 chromosome 1, C_canadensis_v1, whole genome shotgun sequence, a single window of DNA contains:
- the LOC122578072 gene encoding uncharacterized protein LOC122578072, with protein MGTKRPFDEDLQEFFKHPKHIESENKPDFFGEDKSSFEAAQNVVVAGEGVVNCFREGDHEEVNALPDSDKTYETNASLPMFAGISCHEDVPGPGVSFCSNLFPELFEFNLPRRQVVHYDDTYASLLNCSPRKEVPLGPEHQADISEFDSDSARKYNSDPDKVESLMGICVIPNQEGEILIYQTDCKCLDGGSIRCVQQHANEARLNLKDSLGFEKFVNLGFNNIGEEVASNWTEEEEKLFQDVVYSNPVSHGKRFWDELSIAFRSRTKKELVSYYFNVFVLRRRAVQNRSKLLAIDSDDDEWWGSKRGPSEVIIEDQDFHVVGPLVDHIDHDFQSEDGDHDDNVGADGDIVIGLKDGQNEVNECSLSNINDAKATSNQEQEKHFSVYKGHNGGLRSESYLHWDPPYSTMGSAKGVDLLPTCSMIEEIFGSSKTGKSS; from the exons ATGGGAACCAAACGACCTTTTGATGAGGATTTGCAGGAATTTTTTAAGCATCCAAAGCATATTGAAAGTGAAAATAAGCCTGATTTCTTTGGAGAAGATAAATCCTCTTTTGAAGCAGCTCAAAATGTTGTGGTTGCAG GCGAAGGTGTGGTTAACTGCTTCCGTGAAGGCGACCACGAGGAGGTCAATGCTCTCCCAGATTCTGACAAGACGTATGAAACCAATGCTTCCTTACCAATGTTTGCTGGCATCAGTTGTCATGAAGATGTCCCTGGACCCGGGGTCTCATTTTGTTCAAATCTTTTTCCTGAATTATTTGAATTTAACTTGCCAAGGCGACAAGTAGTTCATTATGATGATACATATGCATCTTTATTAAATTGCTCCCCTAGGAAAGAGGTTCCTCTTGGACCAGAACATCAAGCTGACATATCTGAATTTGATTCTGATTCAGCTAGAAAATACAATTCTGATCCTGATAAAGTGGAGAGTTTGATGGGAATTTGTGTCATTCCCAACCAAGAGGGTGAAATTTTGATTTATCAAACAGATTGCAAATGCTTAGATGGTGGCTCCATCAGATGTGTGCAACAACACGCCAATGAAGCGCGGTTAAATTTAAAAGATTCTTTGGGGTTTGAGAAATTTGTCAATTTGGGGTTTAATAACATAGGTGAGGAGGTAGCTTCTAACTGGaccgaagaagaagaaaaacttTTTCAAGATGTTGTTTACTCTAATCCTGTCTCTCATGGTAAACGATTCTGGGATGAACTTTCAATCGCATTCCGGTCAAGAACAAAAAAAGAATTGGTTAGTTAttatttcaatgtttttgttCTCCGGAGACGTGCTGTTCAAAACAGATCAAAATTGTTGGCGATTGacagtgatgatgatgaatggTGGGGAAGCAAAAGAGGGCCTTCTGAAGTCATAATAGAAGATCAAGATTTTCATGTAGTGGGACCTTTGGTTGACCACATAGATCATGATTTTCAATCTGAAGACGGTGATCACGATGACAATGTTGGTGCTGATGGTGATATTGTTATTGGTCTTAAAGATGGCCAAAATGAAGTCAATGAATGCTCACTAAGCAATATAAATGATGCAAAAGCTACAAGTAATCAAGAGCAAGAAAAACACTTTAGTGTTTATAAAGGACACAATGGTGGGTTGAGATCGGAATCATATTTGCATTGGGATCCGCCCTACTCAACGATGGGCTCAGCAAAAGGTGTTGACCTGTTGCCTACATGCAGCATGATCGAAGAAATTTTTGGATCTTCCAAAACTGGCAAAAGCAGTTGA
- the LOC122585595 gene encoding zinc finger protein ZAT9-like, with the protein MEEEHDELRYVCKLCDKRYPSGKSLGGHMRSHVIAAAVNLAESDDKFEQVKKISTLIINGNENANSNSYGLRENPKKSWRAVGSSSSTLPFPNEKVCKQCGKGFQSLKALCGHMAFHSDKDRSLKDYDHSWTVTSDNLDNDQDKLLIEDSHSDTEENELGQDDNDDEEDDPVCVTRSKTKRYKKLVVKPSCYSLNYANCTSNNSNYNNGSSSVSEIDELEQEELAICLMMLSKDSTNWGGVNSVVESSDNNSVVETKLSSMELKNCRKEWNMAKNETESYPFENSNTEYCKNGTKKVESDISVEEQLRNGDQQKNASKEDNGFDYKNLTYAEKQEIRRNLFREFGYDEFLEKRIRDSDDSYYPDREGPYKKKNKYECMNCNKVFSSFQGLGGHRPCHKKNNAFGSGGNSSDVEYARSQKAKYEKKIKPKKNKGHECPICFRMFKSGQALGGHKRSHFLNGTADRMDYMAPIGYEEPVYNDMIDLNLPAPEED; encoded by the coding sequence ATGGAAGAAGAGCATGATGAATTGAGATATGTGTGTAAGTTGTGTGATAAAAGGTATCCAAGTGGGAAATCATTAGGTGGACATATGAGGTCTCATGTAATTGCTGCTGCTGTTAATTTAGCAGAATCAGATGATAAATTTGAGCAAGTTAAAAAGATTTCAACTCTGATTATAAATGGTAATGAAAATGCGAATTCGAATTCGTATGGATTAAGAGAGAATCCTAAAAAGAGTTGGAGAGCAGTtggttcatcatcatcaactttaCCTTTCCCAAATGAGAAAGTTTGTAAACAATGTGGTAAAGGATTTCAATCTTTAAAAGCTTTATGTGGTCATATGGCTTTTCATTCTGACAAAGATAGAAGTTTGAAGGATTATGATCATTCTTGGACTGTTACAAGTGACAATCTGGATAATGATCAAGATAAGTTGTTGATTGAAGACAGTCATTCGGATACCGAAGAAAACGAGCTTGGAcaagatgataatgatgatgaggaggatGATCCTGTTTGTGTTACAAGGTCCAAAACAAAAAGGTACAAGAAACTTGTGGTGAAACCATCTTGTTATTCTTTGAATTATGCTAATTGTACTAGTAATAATAGTAATTACAATAATGGGTCATCTTCTGTTTCTGAAATTGATGAACTTGAACAAGAAGAACTAgcaatttgtttgatgatgttATCTAAGGATTCTACTAATTGGGGTGGTGTTAATTCTGTTGTGGAATCCTCTGACAATAATTCAGTTGTAGAGACTAAATTGTCTTCAATGGAGTTAAAGAACTGTAGAAAGGAATGGAATATGGCTAAGAATGAGACTGAGAGTTACCCGTTTGAGAATTCGAATACTGAGTATTGTAAGAATGGAACCAAGAAAGTGGAATCTGATATTTCAGTTGAGGAGCAACTTAGGAATGGTGATCAACAGAAGAATGCATCAAAAGAGGATAATGGTTTTGActacaaaaacttaacatatgcAGAAAAGCAAGAAATTAGAAGGAATTTGTTTAGGGAATTTGGTTATGATGAGTTTTTAGAGAAGAGGATTCGAGATAGTGATGATTCGTATTATCCAGACAGGGAAGGACCATATAAGAAGAAAAACAAGTATGAATGTATGAACTGCAACAAAGTTTTTAGCTCTTTTCAAGGGCTTGGAGGACATAGGCCCTGCCACAAAAAGAACAATGCTTTTGGTTCGGGTGGAAACAGTTCAGATGTCGAATATGCCCGTAGTCAAAAGGCTAAGTATGAAAAGAAAATCAAGCCAAAAAAGAACAAAGGACATGAATGCCCAATCTGTTTTAGGATGTTTAAATCAGGGCAAGCTTTAGGGGGTCACAAAAGGTCTCATTTCCTCAATGGCACTGCAGATAGGATGGATTATATGGCACCAATTGGATATGAGGAACCAGTATATAATGATATGATTGATCTTAATCTTCCAGCTCCAGAAGAGGACTAG